AACAGCGCCTGCTTGCGCTCGACTGAGTAGCAGCTGATCCAGGCCTGCGCGGCGAATTGTCGAACTTTCAGGCGTTGGACACGCCGCTCGGCCTCGGCGCGCTCGACGCTGGCCTGGGCCACTTCGACACGGGCGCGGCGCTTTTCGCGATTCGGTACTTCCTGCATGACGCCGACCATCTGCATGGTCATGAAGTCCTGGTCGATGGTCCAACGGTCCGGGCCGCCGACGGGATAGTTCTGCACGCCGAGCAGCAGTTTCGGGTCCGGCAACTCGCCGGCGGGAATCGCGGCGCTGCTGGCCGCTTGCAGCTTGGCGTTCTCAGCGGCCAGGGAGGGGGCGTTGTCTTCGGCCAGCCGCAGGGCAGCCTCGAAGCTCAATGGCTCGGCGTGACCGGGGGAGGCCAGCACGGTTGCCACCAGGGCAACCACGGTCGGCCACCCGGTGCAATAGCGGTCGGGGATCATGTTCTGGGTTCCTGTGATCAGTTGCTGTGCGCCGCGCGAGCGCGCATGCAGATATGCCTCTCTGCCGAAGCGGAAAGGGCATCAGTGTCAATCAGGAATCAGACGCAGGGAGGTCGCCACACCCCAGCTGGGGTTTTGGGCGGCAGGAAGTCGCTGGTGAGGGAAACCACCAGCGGGCTGGACAGGTGAGTGGCAGACTTGAGGATCGGGACCTGCAGGATGCTGCTGCTCTTGCATTCCTGGCCAGGCTTGCAGGGCTTGCCATGCTCAGCGGCCTTCTCGATGTCATGGCAGCAGTCCTGGTCCATGTCTGCCATCATGGCCATGCCAGCGGTCTGCATCGGGCAGGGCTCCACCAACGCCCCGCCCCCCGCCATCCCGTTCAAGGGAAGCGCCAGGCTAATCAGCAGGATGAGGCAGAGTCGCAGGTAGGCTGTCATGCGCTGGAGTCTAGCGGTGGGTACTGGCAGGCACAATTACAGAGGGGCATGAAATTTCGTAAGGGGCAGCGGACACCGGACCGATCTCAGCGCTCATCGGGCATCCACCGGCAACTGCTTGATCGACTTCACCGTCTGCGGGGCGGTGCCAGTGGCCTTCTTATGCATACCACGCATGCACACCAGCATCATCAATGGGCAAAGCAGTGCCAATAGGGTCGGGGCGACGCTAGCAGGCTGTTGAAATTCGCCGCCACCACTGCGATCACTGCTCTTGGTAGCAGTGGTCGTGGGGCGGGTAAGCCCTATTCCGAGCGCCGGACAGATTAAATAGCCAGATTTGGCAGACGCCGGGCGCACCTTCCCCGTCAATATGTTCATGCGACTGAGCCTGCAGCCATCAACTTCGGCAGGCGCACCAGGTTGCTTGCCGCCATGGCCTGCTGGAACAGCGCGTCGACACGCTCAAGCCCTCGTTGCTTCATCTGACGTAGGCCTGCCGCCATCTTGAGCCAGCCGAAGTGGGTTTCGATCCAGGCGCGGATCTTCAGGCTCAGGCCGTAGCTAGCATGACGCGTGGTGCGGCCGTCGATGGCGCTACGTCGGTCGCTGGTGTTCTGCGCCACATGGGGTGGGACGCCGAGGGCGCGACTGGCGGCGACGAAGTCCGCCGTGTCGTAGGCCTTGTCCGCCGCTAAGGTGCGCCGACGGCGGCCAGCGAGTTTACCCAGCATCAGCAGTGCGGCTTCGCGCTCGCCGCGACCACCGGCCAGGCTGACATGGGCACTGCGTACCAGTCCGCTGCGGTGCTCCATCAGCACATGACCCATGTAGCTCAGCTGCGCGCCGGTGTTGTGGCTCTTGCGATATAGCCGGGCATCCGGATCGCTGGTTGAGGCGTGGGTGTCGTTGCTGCGCTTCTGCCCTTTGAAGTCAGGCTGGGCATTGCGCGGTCCGGGCCCCTGGTCATCCGGAGGGCCGTCCTTGGGGCGGAAACTCTTCTGTTAGGCCCAAGCCTGCAGCAGGGTGCCATCGACCGAGAAGCGCTCATCCGACATCAGTCCCTGCTTCTCGGCCAGGCGCACCACTTCGCTCAGAAACTCGGCGGTCACGGCCTGGGCATTGAGGCGGTCACGGTTCTTCGAGAACACCGAGTGATCCCACACCGGGTCGTCGATGGCCAGGCCAACGAACCAGCGGAACAGCAGGTTGTAACCCAGTTGCTCCATGAGCATCCGTTCACTGCGCAGCGAGCAGAACAGCTGCAGCAACTGCGCCCGCATCAACTTCTCCGGGGCAATCGAGGCGCGACCGGTGTCGGCATACACGGTGTCGAACAGGGCGCTCATCCGCAGCAGAGCGGTGTCTGCCAGCTTGCGGATGGCGCGCAGGGGATGGTTCGCCGGCACGAAGTCATCGAGCTTGGCGATGGTGAACAGGGATTCCTGAGTGATATCGGCTCCACGCATGGAAATCGAGGGTCCAGACAGATTGGAGCCGGTATCGTAAACCTCACGCAGCAGAACCAGACAGGGCGCGGGCCAATTTCAACAGGCTGCTAACGAAAGGCCAGATCGCGCAGGAACAAGGTGATTGGAGGGAACATGATGAGTAGTACCGACATCAGCAGCAAGATGAGGAAGAACGGCAAGCTGCCACGGATTACGTCGAAGTAGGGCCGTCGAAATATCGCTATAGCGGTGAAGATGTCGCAGCCGAAAGGCGGTGTGGCCGAGCCGATGGCCGCCTGCAAGGTGATGATGGTGCCAACCAGCACCGGATCAAGGCCGGACATGCGCACCGCCGGGGCGAAGATCGGCACGAGGATCAGCATTACCACAATCGGGTCGACGAACATGCAACCGATAAAGAAGGCGATCGAAATGATGATCAGCAGTTCGGTCGGCGAAGCCTGCATCAAACCAATACCGCTGAGGATCTGCTGGGGGATCTGAGCGAAGGATATCACCCAAGAGAAGGCCGAGCCGGCGGCCACCAGGATAAACACCACGGCGGTGATCAGCCCGGTGGACATTGCAATGCTCGACAGATCACTGAGCTTGACCCGGCGAAAAATCAACACCTCCAGAATCAGCGCGTAGAGCACTGACACCGCAGCTGCCTCGGTAGGGCTGAAGACCCCGGTGTAGATGCCACCGATGGTCATCACTGGCAGCAGCAGTGGCAGGAAGGCACGACGGCATGTGCGCAGCCGCTCATGCCAGCTAAATTTCTCGCTGCGGGGAATGCCTGCCAGCCGCGCGTAGAAGTAGCAGTAACCAGCCAGCAGCACCATCAGCAGTAAGCCAGGGCCAATACCGGCGATGAACAGTTCGGCCACCGATGTGCCCGAGACCACGCCGTAGATGATCATGCCGATGCTCGGCGGAATCAGCAGGGCGATATCCGAGGCGTTGATGATTAGTGCCATGGCGAAGCTGTCCTTGTACCCCTGTTGCAGCATCTTCGGCCGCATGATGCTGCCCACCCCGACCACGGTCGCCTGGGTCGAGCCGGACAAGGCACCGAACATCGCGCAGCTCAGAGCGGTAGTGACTGCCATGCCGCCCCGCACGTGGCCGACGAAAGCCATGGCGACATCCAGCAGTCTATTGGCCGTGGCCCCGCGAGTAATGATGTCGGCGGCAAGGATGAACATCGGTACTGCCACCAGGGCTGACGGACGGATGCCGGCGATCATCTGCTGGATTAGGAACTCCGGCCCCATGTTGAAGAAAAACAGGAAGCCGGCCGCTGCGGCCGCCAACAGGGTTGTCATCATGGGGAAGCCCGCCAGCAGCAGGACCAGCATGATCAGCAGAAGAGCAGTAGTCATATCCATGCTGTGCGTACTCAGGCTTGCGGGGGGAGGGGGGCGTCGACATGCCGCGGCGGTGCTTCGCGGCAGCCGAGCAGTACCAGCAACTGAATGAAGGCGTGGCGCAGGAACTGCAGGCCACTCATACCCAAGCCCAGTGGAATGACCAGGTAGATGTAATGCAGTGGCAACTGTAACGCCGATGAGGCGCGGCCAACGCGCGCGGCTGATTGCACGTAGCCAATGGATGCCCAGGTCAGCCACATCAGCAGGGCGGCGGTAAGCAGATTGATCAGCAGGAGGCTGGCGGCGGCTGGCTTGCCAGTCAACTGCTCGACGAAGGCGCTCATGCTGATGTGGCGGTTGTGCCGCGCGGCATAGCTGCAACCGGTGAAGGTGACGAAGATGATCAGGAACTGATTGAGTTCCTCGGAGAAGTACAGGCTCTGGTTGAACAAGTAACGGCCAAATACATTGCCGACCGAGTTCAGCGCCATCAGCAAGATCGCGCTGGCGAGGATAAACGCCTCGAGCTTTTCCAGCAGCCAGTCCAGTTTATGTAGCCAAGCCATTGCCACCTCCAGCCTGCTGCCATGGCGACAGGCATTTTTTTTGTTGTGGAGGCCAGACAGTACATCTGTGAAAAAACCATGTCAATTCAATATTTGAATCAGTACATATGTGCTATTTCATGTGGCGTGAACTGCTTTGTGCGTCATTTCAGAACACGAAGTGCATGGGGGGGGGTATCTCCTCCATCAGACCATTCAGCGTGGCCAGTCCAGCCTGCACGCGCGAGCGGCTCTGTTCGGCCCCCAGGCTGATGCGCACGAATGGGTTGTTGCGATCGGCGGTGGCCAGGAACGGCTCCGCCGGAAAGATCATCACGCCTTCCTGGCGTGCCCGGCGGACGAACTTTTCCGGTTGCCAATGCGCCGGCAGTTCGGCCCATATATGCATGCCGTTAGGATGGGCCTTGTAGCGACAGGCGGTGAGCAGTCCGCAGGCCATCTGCTGGCGTGCCGCAAACTCCTGCTGCTGAAAGGTAATCATGCGGTCGAGGGTGCCATCCTGCATCCACCAGCCGGCGATCTCGAAGGGCATCAGGGTGGCCATCCAAGTAGTACTGCGAAGTCGGCCTATGGCTTGCTGCACTAGGTGTGGCGGGGTGATCAGATAGCCGGCGCGCATGCCAGGCAAGGTCACCTTGGTCAGGCTGGTGGCGTAGAAGCTGCGCTCCGGAATAAGCGCCGACAGTGGCGGGCTGCGGTCCGGTTGCAGTGCGCCGTAAACGTCGTCCTCCACCACCGTCAAGTCGTAGCGCCGGGCCAGCTCGGCGATCGCCTGACGTCGTTCCAGGCTCATGGTGTTGTTGTTGGGGTTGTTCATGGTCGGGGTGCAGAACAGCACCCGCGCGCTCCCCTGTCGGCAGGCGGTTTCCAGCGCTTCGGGCAGAATGCCTTGGTCGTCTGTGGCCAGGCCTTTGAGATTGAAGTGCAGGGTTTGCGCCAAGGCCAGTAGCAGCATGCCCGTCTCGTGTTCGCAGAGTACCGTGTCACCTGGCTTGAGTATCGTCGTCATGGCAATAGTCAGGGCGTGCGCGGTGCCATTGCAGAACAACATGTGATCGGGGTTGGCCGGCATTCTCTGCTGGGCCAGCCAGGTGCAGACCACGTCACGGTGCAGGGTCAGGCCTTGGGTCGGGTGGAAGGACGTTATGAAATCATCGCGGCCCTCGCGGGACAGGCGTTCGAGGCCCTCGCGGTAGAGCTTGACATGGCGGGCCGTGCATACCGGATGGGCGGTGGACAGGTCGATGCCCCGGCTGGGGTCATCGTGTTCGTCGGTGGACAGGTAGTCCGATTCGTGGCTGACGTGGCGGCTGCGCACGAAGGTGCCGCTGCCCACCTGGGCGTAGACGACGCCCTGCTTTTCGGCATGTGCGTAGGCATTGCTTACCGTCTGCACGCTAACCCCCAGGACCTCGGCCAGCTCTCGGTGGGTCGGCAGCTTGCTGCCGGGCTGCAATGCGCCAGCATTTATCGCTTCACTGAGGGCGTTGCCGATAGCCAGGTATTTGGGCTGGCCAGAGCGGATGAAGGGCTTCAGGTCTATTGTCATAGTTCAATAAAGTCCTTGACGAAAAGTGTACTGATAATAAATATGTGATCCATGCAGATTGACCTGCATTTGATGTGGTCACTCTAGCAGGTTTCAGTACATTGCATAACCGCCCGGCTGGTGCGGGCGGTTGGATAGAGACCTGAACGCCATCGCGTTCATTTTCGAGATGCTGTCATGAGTGAAATCGCTTTGAATTTCAGCCGTGAAGAGTATGCCCAGCGTTTGACCAAGGTGCGTGCCGCCATGGCTGAGCGGGGGGTCACGACACTGATCGTGCATGATCCATCCAACATGGCCTGGCTTACCGGTTATGACGGCTGGTCTTTCTACACTCCGCAATGCGTGGTGATTGGCCAGCACGGCAACCCGTTATGGTACGGCCGTGGCATCGATGCCAATGGCGCGCGTCGCACCGTCTACATGCCGGAGGAGGATATCGCCTCCTACAGCGACCGCTACGTGATGAACCCACCGCATCACGCCCTCGACTACCTGTGCCAGGAAATACTGTCGGCACGAGGCTGGACCAGCGGCACGATTGGCGTGGAGATGGACAACTACTACTACAGCGCTACTTCGCACCAGGCGCTGCAGCGTGGTCTGCCGCAGGCACAGTTGGTCGATGCCACTGGCTTGGTCAACTGGTGTCGAGCGGTCAAGTCGCCGCTGGAAATCGAGTACATGCGTGTGGCCGCGCGCATCGTCGAGAACATGCATCGGGCGATCATCGAAATGGTCGAACCGGGTCTGCCGAAGAACGTGCTGGTAGGTGAAATCTATCGGGTTGCCTGTGTCGGTCACGAGGGTAAGTTCGGCGACTACCCAGCTATCGTGCCCATGTTGCCCTCGGGCAAGGACGCTTCGGCGCCGCACCTGACCTGGGATGATCGCCCGTTCAAGAAGGGGGAAGGTACCTTCTTCGAGATTGCCGGCTGCCACAAACGCTACCACTGCCCGCTGTCGCGCACTCTTTACTTGGGCGAACCGTCAGCCGCTTTTCGCAAGGCCGAGGAGGCGATCAACGCTGGCCTGGAGGCGGGTCTGGCGGTCGCCAAACCGGGCAATACCTGCGGT
This genomic window from Pseudomonas furukawaii contains:
- a CDS encoding DUF2933 domain-containing protein; its protein translation is MNILTGKVRPASAKSGYLICPALGIGLTRPTTTATKSSDRSGGGEFQQPASVAPTLLALLCPLMMLVCMRGMHKKATGTAPQTVKSIKQLPVDAR
- a CDS encoding TRAP transporter large permease; this encodes MTTALLLIMLVLLLAGFPMMTTLLAAAAAGFLFFFNMGPEFLIQQMIAGIRPSALVAVPMFILAADIITRGATANRLLDVAMAFVGHVRGGMAVTTALSCAMFGALSGSTQATVVGVGSIMRPKMLQQGYKDSFAMALIINASDIALLIPPSIGMIIYGVVSGTSVAELFIAGIGPGLLLMVLLAGYCYFYARLAGIPRSEKFSWHERLRTCRRAFLPLLLPVMTIGGIYTGVFSPTEAAAVSVLYALILEVLIFRRVKLSDLSSIAMSTGLITAVVFILVAAGSAFSWVISFAQIPQQILSGIGLMQASPTELLIIISIAFFIGCMFVDPIVVMLILVPIFAPAVRMSGLDPVLVGTIITLQAAIGSATPPFGCDIFTAIAIFRRPYFDVIRGSLPFFLILLLMSVLLIMFPPITLFLRDLAFR
- a CDS encoding TRAP transporter small permease, whose amino-acid sequence is MAWLHKLDWLLEKLEAFILASAILLMALNSVGNVFGRYLFNQSLYFSEELNQFLIIFVTFTGCSYAARHNRHISMSAFVEQLTGKPAAASLLLINLLTAALLMWLTWASIGYVQSAARVGRASSALQLPLHYIYLVIPLGLGMSGLQFLRHAFIQLLVLLGCREAPPRHVDAPLPPQA
- the ehuR gene encoding MocR-like ectoine utilization transcription factor EhuR; translated protein: MTIDLKPFIRSGQPKYLAIGNALSEAINAGALQPGSKLPTHRELAEVLGVSVQTVSNAYAHAEKQGVVYAQVGSGTFVRSRHVSHESDYLSTDEHDDPSRGIDLSTAHPVCTARHVKLYREGLERLSREGRDDFITSFHPTQGLTLHRDVVCTWLAQQRMPANPDHMLFCNGTAHALTIAMTTILKPGDTVLCEHETGMLLLALAQTLHFNLKGLATDDQGILPEALETACRQGSARVLFCTPTMNNPNNNTMSLERRQAIAELARRYDLTVVEDDVYGALQPDRSPPLSALIPERSFYATSLTKVTLPGMRAGYLITPPHLVQQAIGRLRSTTWMATLMPFEIAGWWMQDGTLDRMITFQQQEFAARQQMACGLLTACRYKAHPNGMHIWAELPAHWQPEKFVRRARQEGVMIFPAEPFLATADRNNPFVRISLGAEQSRSRVQAGLATLNGLMEEIPPPMHFVF
- the doeA gene encoding ectoine hydrolase DoeA (DoeA (degradation of ectoine A) is also called EutD (ectoine utilization D).), which produces MSEIALNFSREEYAQRLTKVRAAMAERGVTTLIVHDPSNMAWLTGYDGWSFYTPQCVVIGQHGNPLWYGRGIDANGARRTVYMPEEDIASYSDRYVMNPPHHALDYLCQEILSARGWTSGTIGVEMDNYYYSATSHQALQRGLPQAQLVDATGLVNWCRAVKSPLEIEYMRVAARIVENMHRAIIEMVEPGLPKNVLVGEIYRVACVGHEGKFGDYPAIVPMLPSGKDASAPHLTWDDRPFKKGEGTFFEIAGCHKRYHCPLSRTLYLGEPSAAFRKAEEAINAGLEAGLAVAKPGNTCGDIARELNSTLRRYGYDRGDNRCGYPIGLSYPPDWGERTMSLRESDTTVLQPGMTFHFMPGLWLDDWGLETTESILITESGVETLCDFPRQLFVKA